One Triticum dicoccoides isolate Atlit2015 ecotype Zavitan chromosome 4B, WEW_v2.0, whole genome shotgun sequence genomic window carries:
- the LOC119295227 gene encoding cysteine-rich receptor-like protein kinase 40, whose amino-acid sequence MNTEDDKQTVLSTLPKDLPLDFLKTITDQFSDNRVIGKGAFGTVYTGTMPDGQTIAVKKLAENAPIARDKIFNNEVQNIMAYRHENIVKLVGFCHEGQKKVVLNNGRYIVADVYEGLLCYEYLPKGSLQKNLFDKPINMAWDTRFKIIKGICDGLLFLHRIPIIHMDLKPQNILLANNMTPKIADFGLSRLFGQEQTRANTQNVVGSYGYIAPEYLYRGEISTQSDIYSLGLLIIETTTGEKNTPKQNEPSAREFIERVRQNWTKRHIASIYKLNPNALQEVTVCIEIGLECVDIDRKKRPSIESIVERLGRCCANLVSTTSMRT is encoded by the exons ATGAATACCGAAGATGACAAGCAGACTGTTCTAAGCACGTTACCCAAGGACCTACCTCTAGACTTCTTGAAGACCATCACAGATCAGTTCTCAGACAACCGTGTTATCGGTAAAGGTGCATTTGGAACAGTTTATACG GGAACTATGCCTGATGGGCAAACGATTGCTGTGAAGAAGCTTGCAGAAAATGCGCCGATTGCACGTGACAAAATATTTAATAACGAAGTTCAAAACATCATGGCTTACCGACATGAAAATATAGTCAAGTTGGTTGGGTTTTGCCATGAAGGACAGAAGAAAGTAGTTCTAAACAATGGGCGATATATTGTCGCAGATGTTTACGAAGGTCTACTCTGTTACGAATATTTACCTAAGGGAAGCCTCCAGAAGAACCTCTTTG ACAAACCCATCAACATGGCTTGGGACACGCGTTTCAAAATAATTAAGGGGATCTGCGATGGTTTACTTTTCCTTCATAGGATTCCTATTATCCACATGGATTTGAAGCCTCAAAATATATTGTTGGCCAATAACATGACGCCGAAAATCGCGGACTTTGGACTTTCCAGGCTATTTGGCCAAGAACAAACACGGGCGAACACACAGAATGTTGTGGGATCATA CGGATACATAGCTCCAGAATACCTATACAGAGGTGAAATCTCCACTCAGTCCGACATATACAGTTTAGGCCTATTAATCATCGAGACTACCACTGGCGAGAAGAATACCCCCAAACAGAACGAACCATCAGCAAGGGAATTTATTGAAAGA GtacgtcaaaattggacaaaaaggCACATAGCGTCCATATACAAGTTAAATCCAAATGCCCTGCAGGAAGTAACAGTATGCATTGAAATTGGTCTAGAGTGTGTGGACATTGATCGGAAGAAGAGACCTTCCATCGAAAGCATTGTTGAGAGGCTCGGTAGATGCTGTGCAAACCTG GTCTCCACCACTTCCATGCGAACATGA